In one Streptomyces venezuelae genomic region, the following are encoded:
- a CDS encoding tetratricopeptide repeat protein has product MASSPMTSSTQSKRPNLAFRQLRGQRSPGEFAAAVRRAAREIGERVSCDARYVGRVEAGEIRCPNYAYERVFLHMFPGRTLADLGFAPRALVRGRGARTAPEPTQFPPPTTIQLYESHPSGSDPRACDPYAVQTHEESDVRRRAFMTGSTATAAAALGPIGLTLGDPAEAAARHGRRIGETEVHAVEEAVRRIRLLDDRHGADGLYRRAAAPLRTAYTLLDAGTTVRQSTSDRLHAGAGELAISVGWLAHDSGRFDDARSHYAEALATARVYGDAALEAHAFCNTAFLARDAGRPREAVRAAQAATRAARHLGSHRLSSLIALREAGGWAGLGDRAGCEQALSRAHGLYDRGAGDDDPEWMSFYGPAELAGLEAQCWSALGEWGRAAGHARLAASVASSQTPQFTRNIALYTAELADDLARSGCPDEAAEAGLRVLALLGEVQSSRIQSMLATTARLLLPHRSATRVGEFLEAHAGLSRAG; this is encoded by the coding sequence ATGGCGTCGTCACCGATGACATCGTCAACTCAGTCCAAACGACCGAACCTTGCTTTCCGGCAGCTCCGCGGACAGCGCTCGCCCGGCGAGTTCGCGGCGGCGGTCCGGCGGGCCGCCCGCGAGATCGGCGAGCGGGTCAGCTGCGACGCGCGCTACGTAGGGCGCGTGGAGGCGGGCGAGATCCGTTGCCCCAACTACGCCTACGAGCGGGTGTTCCTGCACATGTTCCCGGGCCGGACCCTGGCGGACCTGGGGTTCGCCCCTCGCGCGCTGGTGCGCGGCAGAGGGGCGCGCACCGCGCCGGAGCCCACGCAGTTCCCACCACCGACCACGATCCAGTTGTACGAGTCCCATCCGTCCGGGTCCGACCCCCGCGCCTGCGATCCGTACGCGGTCCAGACCCACGAGGAGAGCGACGTGCGGCGTCGCGCGTTCATGACCGGCTCGACGGCCACCGCGGCCGCGGCCCTCGGGCCCATCGGCCTCACCCTCGGCGACCCCGCCGAGGCAGCCGCCCGGCACGGCCGCCGGATCGGCGAGACAGAGGTCCACGCGGTCGAGGAGGCCGTACGCAGGATCAGGCTGCTCGACGACCGGCACGGCGCCGACGGCCTCTACCGGCGCGCCGCCGCCCCCCTGCGCACCGCCTACACCCTGCTCGACGCGGGGACCACGGTCCGGCAGTCCACCTCGGACCGGCTGCACGCGGGCGCCGGTGAACTGGCGATCTCCGTGGGCTGGCTGGCGCACGACTCGGGCCGCTTCGACGACGCCCGCTCGCACTACGCGGAGGCCCTCGCGACGGCCCGCGTCTACGGAGACGCCGCCCTGGAGGCGCACGCCTTCTGCAACACGGCGTTCCTGGCACGCGACGCCGGGCGTCCGAGGGAGGCGGTGCGGGCCGCGCAGGCCGCCACCCGGGCCGCCCGGCACCTCGGCTCGCACCGGCTGAGCTCCCTCATCGCGCTGCGCGAGGCGGGGGGCTGGGCGGGACTCGGCGACCGCGCGGGCTGCGAGCAGGCGCTGTCCCGCGCCCACGGCCTCTACGACCGGGGCGCCGGGGACGATGATCCGGAGTGGATGAGCTTCTACGGCCCGGCCGAGCTGGCCGGCCTGGAGGCGCAGTGCTGGTCGGCGCTCGGCGAGTGGGGCCGGGCCGCGGGCCACGCCCGGCTCGCCGCGTCCGTCGCGTCCTCGCAGACCCCGCAGTTCACGCGGAACATCGCGCTGTACACGGCGGAGCTCGCCGACGACCTGGCCCGCTCGGGCTGTCCCGACGAGGCCGCCGAGGCGGGACTGCGGGTCCTCGCACTCCTCGGCGAGGTGCAGTCCTCACGTATCCAGTCGATGCTGGCCACGACGGCGCGGCTGCTCCTGCCGCACCGCAGCGCCACGAGGGTGGGCGAGTTCCTGGAGGCGCACGCCGGACTGTCGCGCGCGGGGTGA
- a CDS encoding histidine phosphatase family protein produces the protein MAPRILLARHGQTEWSLSGKHTGRTDIPLLEEGRRGAKLLGERLHRAPYDGLPDVEVRTSPLSRARETCEIAGFGDRATEWDALMEFDYGAYDGMTPADIQAVRPGWFIWRDGVPEGETLAQVSARADEVVEWARSTDRDVLVFAHGHILRVIGARWLGFGIEFAARIRLNPTSLSVLGWAYGEPAIEAWNETGHLA, from the coding sequence ATGGCACCCCGCATCCTGCTGGCCAGGCACGGACAGACGGAGTGGTCGCTGTCCGGGAAGCACACCGGCAGGACCGACATCCCCCTCCTCGAAGAGGGCCGGCGCGGCGCGAAGCTCCTGGGCGAGCGGCTGCACCGCGCGCCCTATGACGGCCTCCCGGATGTCGAGGTGCGCACGAGTCCGCTCTCCCGCGCGCGGGAGACCTGCGAGATCGCCGGCTTCGGCGACCGCGCCACCGAGTGGGACGCGCTCATGGAGTTCGACTACGGCGCGTACGACGGGATGACCCCCGCCGACATCCAGGCGGTCCGCCCCGGCTGGTTCATCTGGCGCGACGGTGTGCCCGAGGGCGAGACCCTGGCGCAGGTCTCCGCGCGCGCGGACGAGGTCGTGGAGTGGGCCAGGAGCACCGACCGCGACGTGCTGGTCTTCGCGCACGGCCACATCCTGCGGGTCATCGGGGCGCGCTGGCTCGGCTTCGGCATCGAGTTCGCCGCCCGCATCCGCCTCAACCCGACGTCCCTCTCGGTCCTCGGCTGGGCCTACGGAGAGCCCGCCATCGAGGCGTGGAACGAGACGGGCCACCTGGCGTAG
- a CDS encoding spermidine synthase, with product MARNKRAREVRGAVVEEVDGGLAELIPDRDRARAWTLLVDGAPQSHVDLDDPAYLDFEYQRRIGHIADLVAPPGKPVHALHLGGGAFTLARYVAATRPRSTQQIVERDTALVQLVRRELPLDPQTRIRVRGTDAREGLAKVADGWADLVIADVFSGARTPAHLTSTEFLADVRRVLKPGGYYAANLADGPPLAHLRGQLATAAALFPELALAADPAVLRGKRFGNAVLLASDRALPIAELTRRCAGDPHPGRVEHGRGLLDFSGGAAAVTDAAAVASPAPPPSVFR from the coding sequence ATGGCAAGGAACAAGCGGGCCCGGGAAGTGCGGGGAGCCGTTGTGGAGGAAGTGGACGGGGGGCTCGCCGAGCTCATACCGGATCGGGACCGGGCGCGCGCCTGGACGTTGCTCGTCGACGGGGCGCCGCAGTCCCACGTCGACCTCGACGACCCCGCGTACCTCGACTTCGAGTACCAGCGCAGGATCGGGCACATCGCCGACCTCGTCGCCCCGCCCGGCAAGCCCGTGCACGCCCTGCACCTCGGCGGCGGCGCCTTCACCCTCGCCCGCTACGTCGCCGCGACCCGCCCCCGCTCCACCCAGCAGATCGTCGAGCGCGACACCGCCCTCGTCCAACTCGTCCGGCGCGAACTCCCCTTGGACCCGCAGACGCGCATCCGCGTGCGCGGCACCGACGCCCGCGAAGGCCTCGCCAAGGTCGCCGACGGATGGGCCGACCTCGTCATCGCCGACGTCTTCAGCGGGGCCCGCACCCCCGCCCACCTCACCAGCACCGAGTTCCTCGCCGATGTCCGCAGGGTGTTGAAGCCCGGCGGGTACTACGCGGCCAACCTCGCCGACGGCCCCCCGCTCGCGCACCTGCGCGGCCAGCTCGCCACCGCCGCGGCGCTCTTCCCCGAACTCGCCCTCGCCGCCGACCCCGCCGTCCTGCGCGGCAAACGCTTCGGCAACGCCGTGCTGCTCGCGTCCGACCGGGCGCTGCCCATCGCCGAACTGACCCGGCGCTGCGCCGGCGACCCCCACCCCGGCCGGGTCGAACACGGCCGGGGGCTCCTCGACTTCAGCGGGGGAGCGGCGGCCGTCACCGACGCCGCGGCCGTCGCGTCACCGGCACCGCCACCGTCGGTCTTCCGTTGA
- a CDS encoding response regulator transcription factor, which produces MASVLVVEDDQFVRSALIRHLTEASHTVRSVGTALEALREVAHFRFDVVILDLGLPDLDGSEALKMLRGITDVPVIIATARDDEAEIVRLLNDGADDYLTKPFSVEHLSARMAAVLRRARTTAGEAPPSDVLQVGGLSIDPLRRQAELDGARLDLTRREFDLLAFLAGRPGVVVPRKELLAEVWQQSYGDDQTIDVHLSWLRRKLGETAARPRYLHTLRGVGVKLEPPMPEPQQ; this is translated from the coding sequence ATGGCAAGTGTGCTCGTCGTCGAGGATGACCAGTTCGTACGCTCCGCTCTCATCCGGCATCTGACCGAGGCATCGCACACCGTGCGCAGCGTCGGCACCGCCCTGGAGGCGCTGCGGGAGGTCGCCCATTTCCGTTTTGACGTGGTGATCCTGGATCTCGGGCTGCCCGACCTCGACGGGTCTGAGGCGCTGAAGATGCTCCGCGGCATCACGGACGTCCCCGTGATCATCGCGACCGCGCGGGACGACGAGGCGGAGATCGTCCGGCTCCTCAACGACGGCGCCGACGACTACCTCACCAAGCCGTTCTCCGTGGAGCACCTGTCGGCCCGCATGGCCGCCGTGCTGCGCCGCGCCCGCACCACGGCGGGCGAGGCGCCGCCGAGCGACGTCCTCCAGGTCGGCGGCCTCAGCATCGACCCGCTGCGGCGCCAGGCCGAGCTGGACGGCGCGCGGCTCGACCTGACCCGGCGCGAGTTCGACCTGCTCGCCTTCCTCGCCGGGCGGCCCGGCGTCGTCGTACCGCGCAAGGAACTGCTCGCCGAGGTCTGGCAGCAGAGCTACGGCGACGACCAGACCATCGACGTACATCTGTCGTGGCTGCGCAGGAAACTGGGCGAAACGGCCGCCCGGCCGCGCTACCTGCACACGCTGCGCGGCGTCGGCGTGAAGCTGGAGCCGCCGATGCCGGAGCCGCAGCAGTGA